From a single Nicotiana tabacum cultivar K326 chromosome 8, ASM71507v2, whole genome shotgun sequence genomic region:
- the LOC107782834 gene encoding uncharacterized protein LOC107782834 isoform X5, translated as MENNSVGYSLPAQCHVKLPLTIEYDKLISLLCKKMSVRKRSVILKVTGRYLYSVTPQEFAFYSEINIDDDETLSDFLRTPDECREFLVITMLEMYVKVEDVPKNEVVRSRDNPQSSGGYSGAVFAGQVPDERVFLDLNLSPPANEQRENNLYPDFHNSQDEWGYRPDINFTSGPSGSHHLIKNVHHGISSHYDFENEQVEPPVLTQWTENDILHQDLADAQSEEQNSDYDNNADESVDETPFFREDGDEQDEKEGPDLKRDPPRRRVYKSKVLFHSREIPYIDNLPTMSDVEALTRDFDKIRTAMWDESRPTVLAKGMLFLDKVRLSKAYKMHNVKECREMQVWESSPMVYKVVCRRWFWPCNWMLRATKKKTGIWKMGKYIPTHTCEMYTFNGNHFNLDIDLISLILIPHLEASIRYTIKECITSVHQEYGHTITKRKAFLRRKRAFEIVYGNWDKSFASLPKYMAAMQHFNPGTVVEWKLEQSPGTLGYIFNYVFWAFKPAIYDFSHCRPVISIDGTHIYGKYDIKLLIAVAVDANGQIFPLAFAVCANESTKTWTLFLNHLKEHVVKQRLGICLIFDRHGGILSSVENLPAWQEPYAYHCYCVRHFKANFQKAHPNKDLHDLMWMAATDHQQHKFRRHMDSIRQEDQVAYRWLMRHDPEKWTLHADGGRRWGILTTNMSESFNGLLK; from the exons atggagaataactctgtgggctacagtttacctgctcagtgtcatgttaaattgccacttacaatagagtacgataaattgatatcgttgttatgcaaaaaaatgagtgtgaggaaacgttcagtgatacttaaagtaaccggaagatatctgtattccgtcactccgcaagagtttgctttttactcggagattaacatcgacgatgatgaaactttgagtgattttctgaggactccggatgaatgccgggaatttcttgtaatcacaatgttggagatgtacgtgaaggtcgaagacgttccaaaaaatgaggttgtgcgtagtagagataacccccagtcatcgggtggttattctggagcagtttttgccggacaggttccggatgaaagagttttccttgatttaaacttatcaccgccggcgaatgagcagcgagaaaataatttataccctgatttccataattcacaagacgagtg ggggtaccggccggatataaattttacaagtggcccatctggtagtcatcacctaattaaaaacgtccatcatggaatttcatcacattacgactt tgaaaacgagcaagttgaaccacccgtactcactcaatgGACCGAAAACGACATATTACATCAGGATCtagcagatgcacagagtgaggaacagaacagtgattacgataacaatgccgatgaatccgtagacgagacacccttttttcgtgaggatggtgatgagcaggatgagaaggaaggacctgatttgaagagagaccccCCTAGACGAAGAGTGTACAAGTCCAAAGTGttgtttcattcaagggagattccttatattgataacttgccaaccatgtcggatgtggaagctctcacaagggattttgataaaattcgtacagcaatgtgggatgagtctagaccaacggtgcttgcaaaggggatgctttttctTGATAAAGTGCGCTTAAGTAAGGCTTAtaaaatgcacaacgtaaaagagtgtcgtgagatgcaggtatgggagtcaagtccgatggtatacaaggttgtttgtcgcaggtggttttggccatgtaattggatgttgcgtgcgaccaagaagaagacaggtatTTGGAAAATGGGTAAATatattcccacccacacatgcgaaatgtacacattcaacgggaatcacttcaacttggatattgacttgatttctcttataCTTATTCCGCAcctcgaagcgtccataaggtatacaatcaaagagtgcattacatcagtccaccaggaatatggccataccattacgaaaagaaaggcatttcttaggcgcaaacgagcgtttgaaattgtctacggtaattgggataagtcatttgcatctctgccaaagtacatggccgcaatgcagcactttaaccccgggacagttgttgaatggaagcttgagcagagtccggGAACACTAGGATACATATTCAATTACGTTttctgggcgtttaagccagcaatttatgatttttcgcattgccggcccgtaatatccatagacggaactcatatctatggaaagtacgatatcaagctattgatagccgtggcagtggatgctaatggacagatatttcctctagcttttgctgtttgtgccaatgaaagcacaaagacgtggacgctgtttttgaaccacctgaaagagcacgttgtcaaacagcgtttaggtatttgtctaatatttgatcggcatggtggtatattaagttctgtggagaacttgcctgcatggcaagaaccttatgcataccactgttactgtgtgaggcactttaaggccaatttccagaaggcacatcccaacaaggatctacatgatttgatgtggatggcagcaacagaccaccaacagcataaattccggaggcatatggattctatcaggcaagaagaccAGGTAGCCTAccgttggttaatgcgacatgaccctgaaaagtggacgttgcatgcggatggtggcagacgatggggaattcttactacaaacatgtcagagtccttcaacgggttattgaagtag